The SAR202 cluster bacterium genome window below encodes:
- a CDS encoding aminotransferase class V-fold PLP-dependent enzyme, which translates to MNSEWGQIYKSLGATPIINAIGSVTMLGGSTPVPEVKEAMELAESAYIPLMELEEKAGSAVADLLNVPAAYITSGAGSALTLATAAFMAGDNDDFIQQLPNTTGMKNEILIQKRQHYWYDRCLELAGARLIDFGSEDKTTKDDLERAINENTVAVHYYAVEQNIDPNALSLEDTLEVAKKHNVPVMVDAAGQIYPLENLGKYVRMGADFQCIAAKYLGAPQSTGLALGTKEMIYKLSLQSFVGYEGRRIRGVGRPQKVDRQEMIGVLAAVKRWMSLNHEDRLSKSETMTMTIINGIKDIPSLDVSIIDNVIGHMPFGLRIKPNSNANYTAQDIVDMLKAGDPPIWTRVSVTGKNDDFIDIHMFGLNDGEDVIVAERIKSVIANKNN; encoded by the coding sequence ATGAATAGTGAATGGGGACAAATATATAAATCATTAGGTGCCACTCCAATAATCAATGCTATTGGAAGTGTTACGATGTTGGGAGGGTCTACACCTGTCCCGGAAGTAAAAGAAGCTATGGAATTAGCAGAATCAGCCTATATACCCTTGATGGAATTAGAAGAAAAAGCAGGTTCAGCAGTGGCTGATCTATTAAATGTTCCTGCTGCATATATAACTTCAGGCGCTGGCTCTGCTTTAACATTGGCTACGGCAGCTTTTATGGCAGGCGACAACGATGATTTCATCCAACAATTGCCTAATACTACAGGCATGAAAAATGAAATTCTAATACAAAAACGACAACACTATTGGTATGACCGATGTCTTGAACTTGCAGGAGCTCGGTTAATAGATTTTGGATCAGAAGATAAAACAACCAAAGATGATCTTGAAAGAGCGATCAATGAAAATACCGTTGCTGTACATTACTATGCAGTAGAACAAAATATAGATCCAAATGCACTTTCGCTAGAAGATACTCTTGAGGTTGCTAAAAAACATAATGTTCCAGTAATGGTTGATGCAGCTGGACAAATATATCCTTTAGAAAATTTGGGGAAATATGTGAGAATGGGCGCAGATTTTCAATGTATAGCAGCCAAATATTTAGGAGCTCCTCAATCTACTGGATTAGCATTAGGAACAAAAGAAATGATATATAAACTTTCATTACAGTCTTTTGTAGGTTACGAAGGGCGGAGAATACGCGGCGTTGGTAGACCTCAAAAGGTAGACAGACAAGAAATGATTGGTGTTTTAGCTGCAGTAAAACGATGGATGAGTCTTAATCATGAAGATAGGTTATCGAAATCTGAAACTATGACAATGACAATAATTAATGGAATTAAAGACATACCCTCTCTTGATGTTTCTATTATTGATAATGTCATAGGACACATGCCTTTCGGTTTACGAATTAAACCTAATAGCAATGCCAACTATACAGCTCAAGATATTGTAGATATGTTAAAAGCTGGCGACCCACCAATTTGGACAAGAGTTTCAGTAACCGGCAAAAATGATGACTTTATCGATATTCATATGTTTGGACTAAATGACGGAGAAGATGTGATTGTTGCTGAACGAATAAAATCTGTAATAGCCAATAAAAACAACTAA
- the aroB gene encoding 3-dehydroquinate synthase, with translation MNNIFLVGFSGTGKSEIGPIVSNILSYKFIDLDTEIVKYFNKSIDKIFSEDSEEVFRKKESELLEYYGSSSQLVIATGGGAIIYNDNYELMKSNGFIVCLEATPQTIYNRLTSEDGKNEIRPVLKDNVNIDSITNIKNKRQKYYAKSDWTIHTDNLTPYQSAEEVSKIYKTFVNLDTSKFIQKDMKADLAGIVTYTNGVCPIYSGWDIYKDIPKIFSRLNIQGNLFLISDTNVYSLYGQEVEKYIASTGKQVFSHELEPGEHNKTFDAISNVYSWLAESKAQRRDTIVALGGGVVGDMAGFVAATYNRGLGFIQIPTSLAAMVDASVGGKTAVDLPEGKNLVGAFYQPKVVIADVSTLKSLPHRETMEGWAEAIKHGLILDKQLFEVFENRYEELLNLEPNLTTDVVKRSIQIKAEIVSQDEKETRGIRTLLNYGHTIGHGLEAATGYHQLLHGEAVSIGMMGAAMIGNKMGITDSSILERQLSILKKFDLPISFNNITIESIKSAMSLDKKAVGSSINWVLLSEIGRAEVNSNVDNSVVDSVLEELSS, from the coding sequence ATGAATAATATATTTTTAGTTGGTTTTTCAGGTACTGGTAAATCGGAAATTGGACCGATTGTTTCTAATATACTGTCATACAAATTTATAGACCTTGATACCGAGATAGTTAAATATTTCAATAAATCTATTGATAAGATATTTTCAGAAGATTCGGAAGAGGTATTTCGAAAGAAAGAAAGTGAATTATTAGAATATTATGGATCTTCATCACAACTTGTTATAGCCACTGGTGGTGGGGCTATAATTTATAATGATAATTATGAATTAATGAAATCTAATGGTTTCATTGTTTGCTTAGAAGCAACTCCACAAACTATATACAATAGACTTACAAGTGAGGATGGAAAAAACGAAATACGACCAGTTCTAAAAGATAATGTAAATATAGATTCCATCACGAATATAAAAAACAAAAGACAAAAATATTATGCTAAGTCTGATTGGACTATACATACTGATAATCTAACACCTTACCAATCTGCTGAAGAGGTATCAAAAATATACAAAACTTTTGTTAATTTAGATACTTCAAAGTTCATTCAGAAAGATATGAAAGCCGATTTAGCTGGAATAGTTACTTATACTAATGGAGTTTGCCCTATATATTCCGGTTGGGATATATATAAGGATATTCCGAAAATTTTTTCACGATTAAATATTCAAGGCAATTTATTTCTAATTTCTGATACCAATGTATATAGCTTATATGGTCAAGAAGTAGAAAAATATATTGCTTCTACAGGTAAACAAGTTTTTTCTCATGAGTTAGAACCTGGGGAACATAATAAAACCTTTGATGCAATATCTAATGTCTATAGTTGGCTAGCAGAATCAAAGGCACAAAGACGAGATACTATTGTTGCCTTAGGTGGTGGAGTAGTTGGAGATATGGCCGGTTTTGTAGCAGCAACATATAACCGTGGGTTGGGATTTATACAAATTCCAACTAGCCTAGCAGCTATGGTTGATGCATCGGTTGGTGGGAAAACAGCAGTTGATTTACCAGAAGGGAAAAATCTTGTAGGCGCTTTTTATCAACCTAAAGTGGTAATTGCTGATGTATCTACTTTGAAATCTCTACCGCATCGTGAAACCATGGAGGGTTGGGCTGAGGCTATTAAACATGGATTAATATTAGATAAGCAATTATTTGAGGTTTTTGAAAACCGATATGAAGAATTATTAAATTTAGAACCTAACCTTACAACAGATGTTGTCAAACGAAGTATTCAAATAAAGGCAGAAATTGTATCTCAAGATGAAAAAGAAACTAGAGGTATTAGGACTTTATTAAATTACGGTCATACAATTGGTCATGGACTTGAAGCTGCAACTGGATATCATCAATTATTACATGGAGAGGCAGTATCAATAGGAATGATGGGTGCTGCAATGATAGGAAACAAAATGGGTATCACAGACAGTTCTATATTAGAACGCCAATTATCTATTTTGAAAAAGTTTGATTTACCTATATCCTTTAATAATATTACTATTGAATCAATAAAATCAGCCATGTCTCTCGATAAAAAAGCAGTAGGTTCATCGATAAATTGGGTTCTACTATCTGAGATAGGGCGAGCTGAAGTAAATTCAAATGTTGATAATTCTGTGGTGGACAGTGTTTTAGAAGAATTATCCTCTTAA
- a CDS encoding GNAT family N-acetyltransferase — protein MENNTKVTQAITEKDQQDCFSIRIEVFVEEQGVPSEEELDELDETSFHAIARINTYPVGTGRLIPEGNNNGRIGRMAVRKDYRRFGIGGLVLTYLEEIAVNKGITRITLDAQEYVKQFYLDHGYHVQGDVFLEVGIPHVTMVKIIN, from the coding sequence ATGGAAAATAACACAAAAGTAACGCAGGCTATTACAGAAAAAGATCAACAAGATTGTTTTTCGATTCGAATTGAAGTTTTTGTTGAAGAACAAGGTGTTCCTAGCGAAGAAGAACTAGATGAATTAGATGAAACTTCTTTTCATGCTATAGCTCGTATTAATACTTATCCTGTTGGAACTGGTAGGCTTATACCTGAAGGTAATAATAATGGAAGAATTGGAAGAATGGCTGTTCGAAAAGATTATAGAAGATTTGGTATAGGAGGGTTAGTTTTAACGTATTTGGAAGAAATAGCAGTGAATAAAGGTATAACACGAATTACTTTGGATGCTCAAGAATATGTTAAACAATTTTATTTAGATCATGGATATCACGTACAGGGTGATGTATTTTTAGAGGTGGGGATTCCACATGTTACAATGGTTAAAATTATAAATTAA
- a CDS encoding sulfite exporter TauE/SafE family protein gives MDILLYLVVLLLTFLGGWLSGLFGVSGAVVTVPFLLYGPQILGMPAIDIKQVMAISLVQGLVSSFTGALVYKKSGLIDRTIVIWGGMLVAAGGLIGGILSKWSPDTLLLFIFGSMSTTAVILMLSNSGESIEDKDNKSTNYKILAIFFPEGLMAGMVGVGGGFLTVPILNRLMKIPLRNAIASSLAMTFFAVFAGLLGKIITFQVPFILSLLAVAGGIPGAKLGTFVNSKLTLKNLRFGFVILLTVISIRIWFDVATAIL, from the coding sequence ATGGATATATTGCTTTATTTAGTGGTTTTATTATTAACTTTTCTTGGTGGATGGTTGTCTGGCTTATTTGGTGTTAGTGGGGCTGTAGTAACTGTCCCATTTCTTTTGTATGGTCCGCAAATTCTCGGTATGCCAGCAATAGATATCAAGCAAGTTATGGCTATATCTCTGGTTCAAGGCCTAGTATCTAGTTTTACCGGGGCATTAGTTTATAAAAAGAGTGGTTTAATTGATAGAACTATTGTCATTTGGGGAGGTATGCTAGTTGCTGCAGGAGGTTTAATTGGTGGTATTCTTTCTAAGTGGTCACCGGATACACTCTTATTATTTATTTTTGGTTCAATGTCTACAACAGCTGTTATTTTAATGCTATCGAATTCCGGAGAAAGTATAGAAGATAAGGATAATAAATCTACGAATTATAAGATTTTAGCAATATTTTTTCCTGAAGGATTAATGGCTGGTATGGTTGGTGTTGGAGGTGGTTTTTTAACAGTTCCAATTTTGAATAGACTAATGAAAATCCCACTACGAAACGCAATTGCGAGTTCTCTTGCGATGACATTTTTTGCAGTTTTTGCTGGATTATTAGGTAAAATTATTACTTTTCAGGTACCATTTATCCTTTCATTATTAGCAGTGGCAGGAGGAATACCTGGAGCAAAGTTAGGAACATTTGTAAATTCCAAATTAACTTTGAAAAATTTACGTTTTGGATTTGTTATATTATTGACGGTAATTTCTATAAGAATATGGTTCGATGTAGCAACAGCTATACTATAG
- a CDS encoding branched-chain amino acid ABC transporter permease encodes MTLKNFDYFWIIFITALSILIIFGQPSLIINGLLLGFIYSLGAIGLTLVFGILRFGNFAQGDLMTLGGYISLTIVTVIFAGIGFTGTGLGPFTFGLPVILAIPLTMLLTSIIVVILDQLIYKKLRSRQASTMLISIASLGVAIMIRGLVQFLWGNEPEYFPRESKQFYMLPLDIRIPPDNIILGIMAVLMTIGVYLFLKYNKYGKFMRATANNPNLSLSTGINTSIVIMWTWIISGSLAAAGGTMLAVSQAQILPMTGWKILLPIFASVILGGIGKPIGALVGAIIIGISMEASTAWLNPTYKPAVAFTIMIAMLLVKPNGLFGEKD; translated from the coding sequence ATGACTTTAAAAAATTTCGATTATTTTTGGATCATATTTATTACAGCACTATCAATTCTTATTATTTTTGGGCAACCTAGTTTAATAATCAATGGACTGCTTTTAGGATTTATTTACTCTTTGGGAGCAATAGGTTTAACTTTAGTATTTGGTATATTAAGATTTGGAAATTTTGCACAAGGCGATTTGATGACATTAGGTGGATATATTTCTCTAACTATTGTCACAGTAATTTTCGCAGGAATAGGTTTTACTGGAACAGGATTAGGACCATTCACTTTTGGTCTGCCTGTGATACTAGCAATTCCCTTGACTATGTTATTAACTTCAATAATTGTCGTGATATTAGACCAATTAATTTACAAAAAATTGCGATCTCGTCAGGCTTCTACAATGCTTATCAGCATAGCTTCATTAGGAGTTGCAATAATGATACGTGGATTAGTGCAATTTTTATGGGGAAATGAGCCTGAATATTTTCCTAGAGAATCAAAACAATTTTATATGCTACCTCTTGATATAAGAATACCTCCCGATAATATAATTTTGGGGATTATGGCAGTACTGATGACTATAGGTGTGTACTTATTCCTAAAATATAATAAGTACGGAAAATTTATGAGAGCTACTGCTAATAATCCTAATCTTAGCTTATCAACTGGAATTAATACTAGTATCGTCATTATGTGGACTTGGATAATTAGTGGAAGTTTGGCCGCAGCAGGAGGAACTATGTTGGCAGTCTCTCAAGCACAAATTCTTCCTATGACAGGATGGAAAATCTTACTACCTATATTTGCTAGTGTAATATTAGGAGGAATCGGGAAACCTATTGGTGCGCTAGTTGGAGCTATAATAATTGGCATTTCTATGGAAGCTTCTACAGCTTGGCTAAATCCCACATACAAACCAGCTGTAGCTTTTACAATAATGATTGCAATGTTGCTTGTAAAACCTAACGGATTATTTGGAGAAAAAGACTAA
- a CDS encoding amino acid ABC transporter substrate-binding protein codes for MIKFSSYVSFILVTALIGVSMVACDSLPSLGEEEEAEPLEIGTLLDYTGDLGVYGKPMRNGAELAVTLLNDAGMNVVPVHKDSGTDAKVASDAARALQAAGVSGIVGSLSSGVTTAVAESVTIPGGTVLVSPASTAPSISVIDDNDLLFRSTVSDAAQGSVLGKLADELGYKKVGILYVNNPYGEGLANIFTANFSGTVQAVPHEGELSTYMSEVTKATEGGVDALIAMSYPGSAQVYIREALEGGFADTFMFVDGTKSQDMLDSLGANNFEGMYGTAPGAPPSEAKNTFEELYEARFGEIPSDPFLGETFDAFVMIALATEKCLHDGGDDANCDGAGVAAAIRDVSNAPGTKVGPGDLAQAVELIRSGEDIDFEGVAGSQEIDDNGDVLNSIEIWSVKGGMIESTNRFEAP; via the coding sequence ATGATTAAATTTTCTTCGTATGTTTCGTTCATTTTAGTTACAGCTTTGATAGGTGTATCAATGGTGGCATGTGATAGCTTGCCTTCATTAGGAGAGGAAGAAGAAGCTGAACCATTAGAAATAGGTACATTACTGGATTATACTGGTGATTTGGGTGTATATGGTAAACCTATGCGTAATGGCGCCGAATTAGCAGTGACTCTTTTGAATGATGCAGGTATGAATGTTGTACCAGTTCATAAAGACTCAGGAACTGATGCAAAGGTTGCTAGTGATGCTGCTCGAGCATTGCAAGCTGCTGGCGTATCTGGAATAGTTGGTTCATTATCTAGTGGTGTTACTACAGCTGTTGCAGAATCTGTAACAATACCAGGAGGTACTGTTTTAGTTTCACCAGCTTCCACAGCTCCTTCTATTTCAGTAATTGATGATAACGATCTATTATTTAGAAGTACTGTATCCGATGCAGCACAAGGTTCTGTTTTAGGAAAACTTGCTGATGAACTTGGATACAAAAAAGTTGGTATTTTATATGTAAATAATCCTTATGGTGAAGGTTTAGCAAACATCTTTACTGCTAATTTTAGCGGTACTGTTCAAGCTGTTCCTCATGAAGGTGAATTGTCAACATATATGAGTGAAGTGACTAAAGCTACTGAAGGTGGAGTTGACGCTTTAATAGCCATGAGTTATCCAGGTAGTGCTCAAGTATATATTAGAGAAGCATTAGAAGGTGGATTTGCTGATACCTTTATGTTTGTCGATGGTACTAAGAGCCAAGATATGTTAGATAGCTTAGGTGCTAATAATTTTGAAGGTATGTATGGTACAGCACCAGGAGCTCCTCCTAGTGAAGCTAAAAATACTTTTGAAGAACTCTATGAAGCTCGATTTGGTGAAATTCCTTCAGATCCATTCCTTGGTGAAACATTTGATGCATTTGTGATGATCGCACTTGCAACAGAAAAATGTTTACACGATGGTGGTGACGATGCTAACTGTGATGGTGCTGGTGTTGCAGCTGCAATCCGTGACGTCTCAAATGCACCTGGTACTAAAGTCGGCCCTGGTGACTTAGCTCAAGCAGTTGAATTGATACGATCAGGTGAAGATATTGACTTTGAAGGTGTTGCTGGTTCTCAAGAAATTGATGATAATGGTGACGTTTTGAATTCAATTGAAATCTGGAGTGTTAAAGGTGGAATGATAGAATCTACTAATAGATTTGAAGCTCCGTAA
- a CDS encoding oxidoreductase, with protein sequence MSNTFKALRAELESEELDIKITEIGLEDLPDGDTTIDVHYSSLNYKDGMAVNGNKARIMRNLPMSPGIDLAGIISSSSNNNFKTGDEVIVTGWGLGETHSGGYSQVARVNSDWLIKKPDNISLKHTMSVGTAGLTAMLSIIELENSGITNSSGEIVVTGAAGGVGSLSIMLLNKLGYSVTAVTGRMELEGYLKDLGAINIMSRDDLLAMSRPLNSGKWAGGIDTVGSTLLANVLSAINYGGSVACCGNASGNDLPTTVLPFILRKIQLIGIDSVYCPTNMRNDAWKRLGDLITSEEFENITNEVSLSEIEKPAKLILEGKIQGRTVINIKDC encoded by the coding sequence ATGTCAAATACTTTCAAAGCCTTAAGGGCAGAGCTTGAATCTGAAGAATTAGATATAAAAATTACTGAAATAGGACTTGAAGATTTGCCAGATGGAGACACCACCATAGATGTACATTATTCTTCACTGAATTATAAAGACGGTATGGCTGTAAATGGAAATAAAGCTCGTATTATGAGAAACCTCCCAATGTCTCCAGGTATTGATTTGGCAGGAATTATAAGCTCTTCATCTAATAATAACTTTAAAACAGGTGATGAAGTTATTGTAACGGGTTGGGGGCTAGGAGAAACTCATTCAGGTGGTTATTCACAAGTAGCTAGAGTAAACAGTGATTGGCTAATAAAAAAACCAGATAACATCTCTCTAAAACACACTATGTCTGTTGGGACAGCAGGATTAACTGCAATGTTATCAATTATAGAACTAGAAAATTCAGGAATCACAAATTCTAGTGGCGAAATAGTAGTAACAGGTGCTGCAGGAGGGGTTGGAAGTTTATCGATTATGCTATTAAACAAGTTAGGATATTCTGTAACCGCTGTAACAGGTAGAATGGAGTTAGAAGGATATTTAAAAGATCTTGGAGCTATTAATATAATGTCAAGAGACGATTTATTAGCTATGTCGAGGCCATTAAATTCTGGTAAATGGGCAGGAGGTATTGATACTGTAGGCAGTACATTACTTGCAAATGTTTTATCTGCAATAAACTATGGTGGCAGTGTTGCTTGTTGTGGAAATGCTTCAGGAAATGATTTACCAACAACTGTTTTACCTTTTATATTACGTAAAATACAACTTATTGGAATTGATTCGGTGTATTGCCCAACAAATATGAGAAACGATGCATGGAAAAGACTAGGAGATCTTATTACCTCAGAAGAATTTGAAAATATTACAAATGAAGTTTCTTTAAGTGAAATAGAAAAACCGGCAAAGCTCATTCTTGAAGGTAAGATTCAAGGAAGGACTGTAATTAATATTAAAGATTGTTGA
- a CDS encoding branched-chain amino acid ABC transporter permease, whose translation MDLGGILIYISGFIIMASIYGIFSIALNIHWGFTGLFNIGIAGFFAIGAYSSALITIEPPEPDLFEDYIFGGNLPEILGFLNLGIDLWFFFALIFAGLVCALIAAPIALITLRLREDYLGMAALGIAETIRLIFLNEAWLANGGRGMYGIPKFLGDIVAPKYYDILYAIIAMVILLVIYLIVQRIIKSPWGRVLKSIREDEIAATSLGKNVFSFKVQSFILGAFIMGVGGAVFAHGFRFLDPFTFRPLLSTFIIWTMLMVGGSGNNRGAIAGAFIVWGVWSTTQFLPGFLSSPDLRYFMVGLLIVVMLLFKPSGIIPETIERKIK comes from the coding sequence ATGGATTTAGGTGGCATATTAATTTATATTTCTGGCTTCATAATTATGGCTAGCATATATGGAATATTTTCAATTGCGTTAAATATCCATTGGGGATTCACCGGTCTTTTTAATATTGGAATTGCTGGATTTTTTGCTATCGGTGCATACTCCTCTGCCCTAATAACAATCGAACCACCCGAGCCTGACTTGTTTGAAGATTATATATTTGGAGGGAACTTACCAGAAATATTGGGATTCCTTAATCTGGGTATAGATTTGTGGTTCTTTTTTGCATTGATTTTCGCAGGTCTCGTTTGCGCACTTATTGCTGCTCCAATTGCATTAATTACTTTACGATTGAGAGAAGATTATTTAGGTATGGCTGCCCTAGGTATAGCTGAAACTATTCGTTTGATATTTTTAAATGAAGCATGGTTAGCTAATGGTGGTCGAGGTATGTATGGCATACCAAAATTTCTTGGGGATATAGTTGCACCAAAATATTACGATATACTATATGCGATCATCGCAATGGTAATTTTATTAGTTATTTACCTAATCGTTCAAAGAATTATTAAATCGCCTTGGGGTAGAGTTTTAAAATCAATTCGAGAAGATGAAATTGCCGCAACATCTCTGGGAAAAAATGTTTTCTCATTTAAAGTACAATCATTTATTCTTGGTGCTTTCATTATGGGTGTTGGAGGAGCAGTATTTGCACACGGATTTCGCTTTTTAGACCCTTTCACTTTTAGACCCTTACTCTCTACGTTTATTATATGGACAATGTTAATGGTTGGAGGGAGTGGAAATAATAGAGGAGCAATAGCTGGAGCATTTATCGTTTGGGGTGTTTGGTCAACAACTCAGTTTTTACCAGGATTCCTTTCTAGTCCAGATTTACGCTACTTCATGGTAGGTTTGTTAATCGTTGTTATGCTCTTGTTTAAACCTAGCGGTATAATTCCTGAAACAATAGAAAGAAAAATTAAGTAA
- a CDS encoding LLM class flavin-dependent oxidoreductase, which produces MNIPKFGLNRHNTSSLSSFALDVLRAEQAGWDCAFLPDSPLRLRDNYVLLSGAAQATKSITIGPLLTNPITRHPSVTASSIATVAELAPNRTVLGMGVGDTAVRLAGLKPAKIKELEQGIHIIKSLLAGEEVEVGAARPAKLPFPQNVPVWLAAGGPKTLEMAGSCADGVFIRVGTDIKNIEISVNRIKEGAIKSGRNPNNVKLGTVFHTVFCEDEDDAMLMGKSMAAGYYEYSPMLVDNLDIPWNGPHPDELKKQGLVWPDFHHAANLIESGKAVDFMSENLAKAFCLMGGVNQIVTQITEILKKCEKAGIEFEYVVLHPIPNPPVPDNGPEAYLEKIPREVISQVKENLAIV; this is translated from the coding sequence ATGAATATACCCAAATTCGGACTAAATAGACATAATACTAGTTCTCTTTCTTCATTTGCTTTAGATGTACTTCGAGCTGAACAGGCAGGATGGGACTGTGCTTTTCTCCCTGACTCGCCCTTAAGATTACGAGATAATTATGTCCTTTTATCAGGTGCAGCTCAAGCTACAAAATCAATTACTATTGGGCCGTTATTAACCAATCCTATTACTAGGCATCCATCTGTTACAGCTTCAAGCATTGCAACTGTTGCCGAACTTGCACCAAATAGAACAGTATTAGGAATGGGGGTAGGTGATACAGCAGTACGTTTGGCTGGGCTAAAACCTGCTAAAATAAAGGAATTAGAACAAGGAATTCATATAATAAAATCCCTGCTTGCTGGAGAAGAAGTTGAAGTTGGGGCAGCAAGACCAGCAAAACTTCCGTTTCCTCAAAATGTACCTGTATGGTTGGCCGCTGGAGGACCTAAAACTTTAGAAATGGCAGGATCGTGTGCAGACGGTGTTTTTATCAGAGTTGGTACAGATATAAAAAATATAGAAATATCAGTTAATAGAATAAAAGAAGGCGCTATAAAATCAGGTAGAAATCCTAACAACGTTAAACTTGGTACTGTTTTCCATACCGTTTTTTGTGAAGATGAAGATGATGCAATGCTAATGGGTAAATCAATGGCTGCTGGTTATTACGAATATTCTCCAATGCTTGTAGATAATTTAGATATTCCTTGGAATGGTCCACACCCAGATGAACTTAAAAAACAAGGTTTAGTTTGGCCAGATTTTCATCATGCAGCCAATTTGATTGAAAGTGGCAAAGCAGTGGATTTTATGTCTGAAAATCTAGCAAAAGCTTTTTGCTTAATGGGTGGCGTAAATCAAATAGTTACTCAAATTACTGAAATATTAAAAAAATGCGAAAAAGCAGGCATAGAGTTTGAATATGTTGTTCTTCATCCAATACCCAATCCTCCTGTCCCAGATAATGGACCAGAAGCCTATTTAGAAAAAATCCCTAGAGAAGTTATATCTCAAGTTAAAGAAAATCTTGCTATAGTATAG
- a CDS encoding TIGR03617 family F420-dependent LLM class oxidoreductase: MKVYCGLPRDNLKDIPKLAQAAEELGFDGISFGELAHDSFLLSTLALEHTKKIKVGTSIAIAFARSPMVSAYMSWDLQRMSDGRFELGLGSQVKGHNERRFGVQWSAPAPRIKEYVESIRAIWDCWQNGSPLNYQGKHYSITLMTPEFNPGPLDCEQPPIYIAAVGEAMTRVAGNVCDGILLHSFNNKRYVDEVILPNIKEGANLSGRNLEDISISGGGMIATGATEEQVTQQREICRKRISFYGSTRSYKTVMDMHEWGDTCLRLHDMSKEGKWDEMPNLIDDTMVDTFSVSGTYKEIGPSLKERFGGYASRISIGLPSDIKDYNDVGDLLTYLHE, translated from the coding sequence ATGAAAGTTTACTGTGGTTTGCCGAGAGATAATTTAAAAGATATTCCTAAACTTGCTCAAGCAGCAGAAGAGTTAGGTTTCGATGGCATATCTTTTGGAGAATTAGCACATGATTCATTTTTGTTATCAACTTTGGCTTTAGAACATACAAAAAAAATAAAGGTTGGTACCTCTATAGCTATTGCTTTTGCCCGAAGCCCAATGGTTTCTGCTTACATGTCATGGGATTTACAGCGGATGTCTGATGGTAGGTTTGAATTAGGATTAGGTTCACAGGTGAAAGGTCATAATGAACGACGATTTGGAGTTCAGTGGTCTGCTCCTGCACCGCGTATTAAGGAATATGTTGAATCTATACGTGCAATTTGGGATTGTTGGCAAAATGGATCACCGTTAAATTATCAAGGAAAACATTATTCAATTACTTTGATGACCCCAGAATTTAATCCTGGTCCTTTAGATTGTGAACAACCTCCAATTTATATAGCTGCTGTTGGTGAAGCTATGACTAGAGTCGCAGGTAATGTTTGTGATGGGATACTTTTGCATAGTTTTAATAATAAAAGATATGTTGATGAAGTAATTTTGCCAAATATAAAAGAAGGTGCTAATTTGTCTGGACGTAATTTAGAAGATATTTCAATATCAGGCGGTGGAATGATCGCAACAGGAGCAACCGAAGAACAAGTTACGCAACAAAGAGAAATTTGTAGAAAAAGAATATCTTTTTATGGTTCTACCCGTAGTTATAAAACCGTTATGGATATGCATGAATGGGGAGATACCTGTCTAAGATTACATGACATGTCAAAAGAAGGTAAATGGGATGAAATGCCCAACTTAATTGATGATACTATGGTGGATACTTTTAGTGTATCTGGGACATATAAAGAAATTGGTCCCTCTTTGAAAGAGCGTTTTGGAGGGTATGCTTCACGAATTTCAATTGGCCTTCCTTCTGATATAAAAGATTATAATGATGTTGGCGATTTACTTACATATCTACATGAATAA